In Rhizobiales bacterium NRL2, a genomic segment contains:
- a CDS encoding alcohol dehydrogenase, with protein sequence MKRGAIRFTEMEQVLFGSPAAEAVAAEAARLGKQKVFILAGRTMNETTDEVDRLAAALGDSYAGRFSGIPPHTPRDAVVEAANAARQAGADLLVTFGGGSVTDAGKVMQVCLEHGVTDMAELDDYCIRTTEDGRTQIPELRPARVRQISVPTTLSGGEFNPLGGCTDPRIKVKQGYRHPSLVPVSVVLDPAPTAHTPEWVWLSTGIRAVDHAVEALCSPSTNDYCDADALHALRLLSRGLPRVKADPADMAARLDCLIGAWLSMTPVIAGVPMGASHAIGHILGGTCDVPHGYTSCIMLPTVLRWNAEAEHAERQKIVSEAFGNPDEPAADVLHRFIDGLGMPRSLAAAGIGPDQFELIARNSLHDRWLHTNPRKVNGAGDVIELLNMAA encoded by the coding sequence ATGAAACGCGGCGCGATCAGGTTCACGGAGATGGAGCAGGTGCTGTTCGGTTCGCCGGCGGCGGAGGCCGTGGCGGCCGAGGCGGCGCGCCTTGGCAAGCAGAAGGTGTTCATCCTGGCCGGCCGGACGATGAACGAGACCACTGACGAGGTCGACCGCCTGGCCGCGGCGCTGGGCGATTCCTATGCGGGCCGATTCTCAGGGATTCCGCCGCACACGCCGCGGGACGCTGTGGTGGAGGCGGCAAACGCGGCCCGTCAGGCCGGAGCCGATCTGCTGGTCACCTTCGGCGGCGGCTCGGTCACCGACGCCGGCAAGGTCATGCAGGTATGCCTGGAGCACGGCGTCACGGACATGGCCGAACTGGACGACTACTGCATCCGCACCACAGAGGACGGCCGTACGCAGATACCGGAACTGCGCCCGGCGCGCGTGCGCCAGATCAGCGTGCCGACGACACTGTCGGGCGGCGAGTTCAATCCGCTGGGCGGCTGCACGGATCCGCGCATCAAGGTGAAGCAGGGCTACCGCCATCCTTCGCTGGTCCCGGTCTCGGTCGTCCTCGATCCGGCGCCCACGGCGCACACGCCGGAATGGGTCTGGCTCTCGACCGGCATCCGGGCGGTGGATCACGCGGTGGAAGCGCTCTGCAGCCCGAGCACCAACGACTACTGTGACGCCGATGCGCTGCACGCCCTGCGCCTGCTCTCGCGCGGACTGCCGCGGGTGAAGGCCGATCCGGCCGACATGGCGGCACGGCTGGATTGTCTGATCGGCGCCTGGCTGTCCATGACGCCGGTGATCGCCGGCGTGCCCATGGGCGCCAGCCATGCCATCGGTCATATCCTGGGCGGCACCTGCGATGTGCCGCATGGTTATACGAGCTGCATCATGCTGCCAACCGTGCTGCGCTGGAACGCCGAGGCGGAACACGCCGAGCGCCAGAAGATCGTGTCGGAAGCCTTCGGCAATCCGGACGAGCCGGCGGCGGATGTCCTGCATCGCTTCATCGATGGGCTGGGCATGCCGCGCAGCCTTGCTGCGGCGGGTATCGGGCCCGACCAGTTCGAGCTGATCGCCCGCAACAGCCTGCATGACCGCTGGCTGCACACCAATCCGCGCAAGGTGAACGGGGCCGGTGACGTGATCGAGTTGCTGAACATGGCGGCGTGA
- a CDS encoding gamma-glutamyltransferase, producing MRDLQQPGRSVVHATNGAAATSHPFSTLAAMEILQAGGNAIDAAVAACAVQCVVEPMSTGIGGDCFVLLQKGAHGPVIGLNGSGHAPEKLTAEHLLDQGISQIGLESPHAVTVPGAVDAWCRLLADHGTMGIDRVLQRAIRYAEEGFAVTPRISVDWSRNVGRLSGNENSAAQYLKDGRSPVPGDVWRSPELARTLKAIASRGRDGFYAGPVAEDIVAALNALGAVHDAGDFEAQRCDYVEPIASDYAGRQVLEIPPNGQGITALLMLNILKGFDLGAYDPMSVERLHIEAEATRLAFAERDKHVADPRQVDVPVEHLLSDALADELREKISLGRAMADPAKVTGPVYRDTVYLTVVDRDLNAVSFINSLYFSFGSCITAPQSGVLLQNRGAGFVVDPEHPNCVAPRKRPMHTIIPGMVLNGGRCELSFGVMGGGYQPVGHAHVLSNLFDYGMDVQEAIDCPRTFHVAGKLDVERSVPDAVRQGLADLGHDVNTPEMPWGGAQAIFIDHQKGTLAAGSDPRKDGCAMGY from the coding sequence TTGCGCGATCTGCAGCAACCCGGACGCTCCGTCGTTCACGCGACCAACGGCGCGGCGGCGACGAGCCATCCTTTCTCGACCCTGGCGGCGATGGAAATTCTCCAGGCGGGCGGCAACGCCATCGATGCGGCCGTGGCGGCGTGCGCGGTGCAGTGCGTGGTCGAGCCCATGTCGACGGGCATCGGCGGCGACTGTTTCGTGCTGTTGCAGAAGGGCGCGCACGGGCCGGTGATCGGCCTGAACGGCTCAGGCCACGCCCCGGAGAAACTGACCGCCGAACACCTGCTGGACCAGGGGATTAGCCAGATCGGCCTGGAAAGCCCGCACGCGGTCACGGTGCCGGGGGCGGTCGACGCCTGGTGCCGCCTGCTGGCGGACCATGGCACCATGGGTATCGACCGGGTGCTGCAGCGGGCGATCCGCTACGCGGAGGAAGGCTTCGCTGTGACACCGCGCATCTCCGTCGACTGGTCGCGCAATGTGGGCCGGCTGTCGGGCAATGAGAATTCCGCAGCGCAGTACCTGAAGGACGGCCGGAGCCCCGTTCCCGGCGATGTCTGGCGCTCGCCGGAGCTTGCGCGGACCCTGAAGGCGATCGCGTCCCGGGGGCGCGACGGCTTCTATGCCGGGCCGGTCGCCGAAGACATCGTGGCGGCGCTGAACGCCCTCGGCGCGGTGCATGACGCCGGCGACTTCGAGGCGCAGCGCTGCGACTATGTGGAACCCATCGCCAGCGACTATGCGGGCCGGCAGGTGCTGGAGATTCCGCCGAACGGCCAGGGCATCACCGCGCTGCTGATGCTGAACATCCTCAAGGGCTTCGATCTGGGCGCCTACGATCCGATGAGCGTGGAGCGTCTGCACATCGAGGCCGAGGCCACGCGGCTGGCCTTCGCCGAGCGCGACAAGCATGTCGCCGACCCGCGTCAGGTCGACGTTCCCGTCGAACACCTGCTTTCCGATGCGCTGGCCGACGAACTACGCGAGAAGATCTCGCTCGGCCGGGCCATGGCGGATCCGGCGAAGGTCACCGGTCCCGTCTACCGCGACACGGTCTATCTCACCGTGGTGGACCGCGATCTCAACGCGGTGTCCTTCATCAACTCGCTCTATTTCTCGTTCGGTTCCTGCATCACGGCGCCACAGTCGGGCGTGCTGCTGCAGAACCGGGGCGCGGGCTTCGTCGTCGATCCCGAGCACCCGAACTGCGTCGCGCCGCGCAAGCGGCCGATGCACACGATCATCCCGGGCATGGTGCTGAACGGCGGCCGCTGCGAACTCAGCTTCGGCGTCATGGGCGGCGGCTATCAGCCGGTCGGCCACGCCCATGTGCTGTCCAACCTCTTCGATTACGGCATGGACGTGCAGGAGGCCATCGACTGCCCGCGCACCTTCCATGTTGCCGGAAAGCTGGATGTCGAGCGTTCGGTCCCCGACGCCGTGCGGCAGGGACTGGCCGATCTCGGCCATGACGTGAACACGCCGGAGATGCCGTGGGGCGGTGCGCAGGCGATCTTCATCGACCACCAGAAAGGCACGCTGGCCGCCGGGTCCGACCCGCGCAAGGACGGCTGCGCCATGGGGTACTGA
- a CDS encoding cupin has protein sequence MNELTKLKIPLPPDAAPELVEDVDFDDPRQWMQSAEDVLTRPLFFNVLQGMWVNIVRAKGQGVVSRHRHPAPVTGYTLEGTWGYVEHDWVAKPGTFIYEPAGETHTLYCKGDAGHMTVLFHNFGPLIYIDENGQQTGYEDVFTRLEKYKAHCREAGLGEDFVRRLIR, from the coding sequence ATGAACGAACTGACGAAGCTGAAGATTCCGCTGCCGCCCGATGCGGCGCCGGAGCTGGTGGAAGACGTCGATTTCGACGATCCGCGCCAGTGGATGCAGTCGGCCGAGGACGTGCTGACGCGACCGCTGTTCTTCAACGTGCTGCAGGGCATGTGGGTGAACATCGTCCGCGCAAAGGGGCAGGGCGTCGTCAGCCGCCACCGCCACCCGGCGCCCGTGACCGGATACACGCTGGAAGGCACCTGGGGCTATGTGGAGCATGACTGGGTGGCAAAGCCCGGCACCTTCATCTACGAACCCGCGGGCGAGACCCACACCCTCTACTGCAAGGGCGATGCGGGCCACATGACGGTCCTGTTCCACAATTTCGGGCCGCTGATCTACATCGACGAGAACGGCCAGCAGACCGGCTACGAGGACGTCTTCACGCGGCTGGAGAAATACAAGGCGCACTGCCGCGAAGCCGGCCTCGGCGAGGACTTCGTCCGCCGCCTGATCCGCTAG
- a CDS encoding C4-dicarboxylate ABC transporter, protein MAVKEDDIPDVDLKRTRTLNPFWQVVVTIIGSLAIFLSIYQIFKLDSRLNDIWQFLGGEGKIGYTLLVNEYLYALVGLMLATVYIVFPTYGSQRRDRVPLYDVIPALLALGVTFYLLANSLQIQEQAWEYVAPEWAQWMAVLVWALVIEAGRRTGGWPIFTIVLLISLYPLVADQVPQVIQGAPMGFLDTAAFHVYSIESLLGIPMRAFGLLVFGFLAFGMALVYTGAGLFFINFAFALLGHVRGGPAKVAIFSSGLFGSMSGGPITNVLTTGTLTIPAMRRIGFSAKYAGGIEACASTGGVLMPPIMGATAFVMADFLQVRYVDVAVAAIVPSLLYYFGLFVQIDSYAARNNIQGLPKHEMPRILNVLKDGWYYIFAFAVLVFMLVFLLQEARAPFYATALLLILNQFSAKHRMDWTKFYKFLQATIFLLAELAGILAAIGLIVGAVVGTGMAGSVTNDLVYIAGNNVFILLLMGALTSFILGIGMTVTAAYIFLAIILAPALIRAGLDPMPVHMFMLYWGMLSFITPPVALAAFAAASVANARPMQTGFEAMRLGTIIYFIPFFFVFNPALLLQGETNEILVVLATAFTGVLLLASGLQGYLMLAGTVPRNAIGWLARVLMIIGGLVLAAPGGGMLGMGHGQLTLLAAAFAAPGVLIVVLARRLAARSA, encoded by the coding sequence ATGGCAGTCAAGGAAGACGACATTCCCGATGTCGACCTGAAGCGGACCCGGACGCTGAACCCGTTCTGGCAGGTGGTCGTCACCATCATCGGCAGCTTGGCGATCTTCCTGTCGATCTACCAGATCTTCAAGCTGGACTCGCGGCTGAACGATATCTGGCAGTTCCTCGGCGGCGAGGGCAAGATCGGCTACACGCTGCTGGTCAACGAATATCTCTATGCCCTTGTCGGGCTGATGCTGGCGACGGTCTACATCGTCTTCCCGACCTATGGCAGCCAGCGGCGCGATCGGGTGCCGCTCTACGACGTCATCCCCGCCCTGCTGGCGCTCGGCGTCACCTTCTACCTGCTGGCCAACTCGCTGCAGATCCAGGAGCAGGCCTGGGAATACGTCGCCCCCGAATGGGCGCAGTGGATGGCCGTTCTGGTCTGGGCGCTGGTCATCGAGGCCGGTCGCCGCACCGGCGGCTGGCCGATCTTCACCATCGTGCTGCTGATCTCGCTCTATCCGCTGGTCGCCGACCAGGTGCCGCAGGTGATCCAGGGCGCGCCCATGGGCTTCCTGGATACCGCGGCCTTCCATGTCTATTCCATCGAGAGCCTGCTGGGCATTCCGATGCGGGCCTTCGGACTGCTGGTGTTCGGCTTCCTCGCCTTCGGCATGGCGCTGGTCTACACCGGCGCGGGGCTGTTCTTCATCAACTTCGCCTTCGCCCTGCTCGGCCATGTCCGCGGCGGCCCGGCGAAGGTGGCGATCTTCTCGTCAGGCCTGTTCGGCTCCATGTCGGGCGGCCCGATCACCAACGTGCTGACCACCGGAACCCTGACCATTCCGGCCATGCGCAGGATCGGCTTCTCGGCCAAGTACGCCGGCGGCATCGAGGCCTGCGCCTCCACGGGCGGCGTGCTGATGCCGCCGATCATGGGCGCGACGGCCTTCGTGATGGCCGACTTCCTCCAGGTCCGCTATGTCGACGTCGCGGTCGCGGCGATCGTGCCCTCGCTGCTCTACTATTTCGGCCTGTTCGTGCAGATCGACAGCTATGCGGCGCGCAACAACATCCAGGGCCTGCCCAAGCACGAGATGCCCCGCATCCTCAATGTGCTGAAGGATGGCTGGTACTACATCTTCGCCTTCGCCGTGCTGGTCTTCATGCTGGTCTTCCTGCTGCAGGAAGCGCGCGCGCCCTTCTACGCCACCGCGCTGCTGCTGATCCTCAACCAGTTCAGCGCCAAGCACCGCATGGACTGGACGAAATTCTACAAGTTCCTGCAGGCCACCATCTTCCTGCTGGCGGAACTCGCCGGCATCCTGGCGGCGATCGGCCTGATCGTCGGCGCGGTGGTGGGAACCGGCATGGCGGGCTCGGTGACCAACGACCTCGTCTACATCGCCGGCAACAATGTCTTCATCCTGCTGCTGATGGGCGCGCTGACCAGCTTCATCCTGGGCATCGGGATGACGGTGACGGCGGCCTACATCTTCCTCGCCATCATCCTCGCCCCGGCGTTGATCCGCGCCGGGCTGGACCCCATGCCCGTGCACATGTTCATGCTCTACTGGGGCATGCTGAGCTTCATCACGCCACCGGTGGCGCTGGCCGCCTTCGCGGCCGCTTCCGTGGCCAACGCCCGGCCGATGCAGACGGGCTTCGAGGCCATGCGGCTCGGCACGATCATCTACTTCATCCCGTTCTTCTTCGTCTTCAACCCGGCGCTCCTGCTGCAGGGCGAAACGAACGAGATACTGGTCGTGCTGGCCACGGCCTTCACGGGCGTGCTGTTGCTGGCGAGCGGGCTGCAGGGCTATCTCATGCTCGCCGGAACGGTGCCGCGAAACGCGATCGGCTGGCTGGCGCGGGTGCTGATGATCATCGGCGGGCTGGTGCTGGCGGCGCCGGGCGGGGGCATGCTGGGCATGGGCCATGGCCAGCTCACCCTGCTGGCGGCCGCCTTCGCCGCACCAGGGGTACTGATCGTGGTATTGGCACGCAGACTGGCCGCGCGGTCGGCATAG